One genomic window of Paramormyrops kingsleyae isolate MSU_618 chromosome 20, PKINGS_0.4, whole genome shotgun sequence includes the following:
- the phyhiplb gene encoding phytanoyl-CoA hydroxylase-interacting protein-like isoform X1 yields MEVPRTGHSASSPTSPCEDMIKNLSLEAIQLCDREGNKSQDSGIAEMEELPVPQNIKINNITCDSFKISWDMDSKAKERITHYFIDLNKKENKNSNKFKHKDVPTKLVAKAVPLPMTVRGHWFLSPRTEYTVAVQTAAKQSDGDYAVSEWSEIIEFCTADYSTVHLTQLLEKAEVIAGRMLKFSVFYRNQQKEYFDHARQAQNNKMLPSVKDNSGSHGSPISGKLEGVFFSCNTEFNTGKPPQDSPYGRYRFEVQAEVLFNTKTNLYFGDFYCMYTAYHYVILVLAPDGSPGDEFCKQRLPALDIADNRFLTCTEEDGQLVFHHAQDVILEVIYTDPVDLSLGTVAEISGHQLMSLSTVNAKKDPSCKTCNISVGR; encoded by the exons GAAATAAATCACAGGATAGCGGGATTGCAGAGATGGAAGAGCTTCCCGTCCCACAGAATATCAAAATAAACAACATCACGTGTGACTCCTTCAAGATATCCTGGGACATGGACTCTAAAGCCAAGGAGCGCATCACGCATTACTTCATCGATCTCAACAAGAAGGAGAACAAGAACTCAAATAAATTCAAACACAAG GACGTCCCGACAAAGCTGGTGGCCAAGGCTGTCCCTCTTCCCATGACCGTCCGGGGGCACTGGTTCCTGAGCCCACGCACCGAGTACACTGTGGCCGTCCAGACGGCTGCCAAGCAGAGTGACGGAGACTACGCCGTTTCGGAGTGGAGTGAGATCATTGAGTTCTGCACTgccg ATTACTCCACGGTCCATCTCACGCAGTTGCTAGAGAAGGCCGAGGTGATCGCGGGGAGGATGCTGAAGTTCTCCGTGTTTTATCGCAACCAGCAGAAGGAGTACTTTGACCATGCCAG GCAGGCCCAAAACAACAAGATGCTCCCATCCGTGAAGGACAACAGCGGCAGTCACGGCTCTCCCATAAGCGGCAAGCTGGAGGGCGTCTTCTTCAGCTGCAACACCGAGTTCAACACCGGCAAGCCCCCTCAGGACTCCCCCTATGGGAGGTACCGCTTCGAGGTGCAGGCTGAAGTCCTGTTCAACACAAAGACCAACCTGTACTTCGGGGACTTCTACTGCATGTACACGGCCTACCACTACGTCATCCTGGTGTTGGCCCCCGACGGTTCGCCGGGCGACGAGTTCTGCAAGCAGCGACTTCCCGCACTGGACATCGCCGACAACAGGTTCCTGACCTGCACTGAGGAAGATGGCCAGCTGGTGTTCCACCACGCCCAGGACGTCATCCTGGAGGTCATCTACACCGACCCGGTGGACCTGTCCCTGGGGACTGTCGCCGAGATCAGCGGGCACCAGCTCATGAGCTTATCCACGGTCAACGCCAAGAAAGATCCCAGCTGCAAGACCTGCAACATCAGCGTGGGCCgctaa
- the phyhiplb gene encoding phytanoyl-CoA hydroxylase-interacting protein-like isoform X2, protein MEELPVPQNIKINNITCDSFKISWDMDSKAKERITHYFIDLNKKENKNSNKFKHKDVPTKLVAKAVPLPMTVRGHWFLSPRTEYTVAVQTAAKQSDGDYAVSEWSEIIEFCTADYSTVHLTQLLEKAEVIAGRMLKFSVFYRNQQKEYFDHARQAQNNKMLPSVKDNSGSHGSPISGKLEGVFFSCNTEFNTGKPPQDSPYGRYRFEVQAEVLFNTKTNLYFGDFYCMYTAYHYVILVLAPDGSPGDEFCKQRLPALDIADNRFLTCTEEDGQLVFHHAQDVILEVIYTDPVDLSLGTVAEISGHQLMSLSTVNAKKDPSCKTCNISVGR, encoded by the exons ATGGAAGAGCTTCCCGTCCCACAGAATATCAAAATAAACAACATCACGTGTGACTCCTTCAAGATATCCTGGGACATGGACTCTAAAGCCAAGGAGCGCATCACGCATTACTTCATCGATCTCAACAAGAAGGAGAACAAGAACTCAAATAAATTCAAACACAAG GACGTCCCGACAAAGCTGGTGGCCAAGGCTGTCCCTCTTCCCATGACCGTCCGGGGGCACTGGTTCCTGAGCCCACGCACCGAGTACACTGTGGCCGTCCAGACGGCTGCCAAGCAGAGTGACGGAGACTACGCCGTTTCGGAGTGGAGTGAGATCATTGAGTTCTGCACTgccg ATTACTCCACGGTCCATCTCACGCAGTTGCTAGAGAAGGCCGAGGTGATCGCGGGGAGGATGCTGAAGTTCTCCGTGTTTTATCGCAACCAGCAGAAGGAGTACTTTGACCATGCCAG GCAGGCCCAAAACAACAAGATGCTCCCATCCGTGAAGGACAACAGCGGCAGTCACGGCTCTCCCATAAGCGGCAAGCTGGAGGGCGTCTTCTTCAGCTGCAACACCGAGTTCAACACCGGCAAGCCCCCTCAGGACTCCCCCTATGGGAGGTACCGCTTCGAGGTGCAGGCTGAAGTCCTGTTCAACACAAAGACCAACCTGTACTTCGGGGACTTCTACTGCATGTACACGGCCTACCACTACGTCATCCTGGTGTTGGCCCCCGACGGTTCGCCGGGCGACGAGTTCTGCAAGCAGCGACTTCCCGCACTGGACATCGCCGACAACAGGTTCCTGACCTGCACTGAGGAAGATGGCCAGCTGGTGTTCCACCACGCCCAGGACGTCATCCTGGAGGTCATCTACACCGACCCGGTGGACCTGTCCCTGGGGACTGTCGCCGAGATCAGCGGGCACCAGCTCATGAGCTTATCCACGGTCAACGCCAAGAAAGATCCCAGCTGCAAGACCTGCAACATCAGCGTGGGCCgctaa
- the fam13c gene encoding protein FAM13C, whose product MFCFCWQSSFLKLQALDAEAGSSLRPSPEDTAPTPGTKEQSRTPVRGSRSEETSPGEPRSAVRAQILEGEGGESQPSPGTSRLLHHIMDDGSPLPSPRCPSFSQSLRFNTDPEAAPSPPCSQQFIMARGIDRSEPPEGAKDTPSIAFLTKHIQTLKRKIRKFEERFEQEKKYMPSHNDKTANPEMSKLMSELAKSRKQLKDLKLKQSVEELREQKDTEICKYNSDLQGATESQHMPSLEETVDALLKRLRDKRQALGLPDNMKEMTQKQMALEKITLQKCLLYFESLHGRPDSKPERNLVKPLYDRYQMIKQLLCATPTITTIEEEEDSDEECVSQSPVQPCSSERPAPADKSPGTQEEDSDTAFVSPLDEVKAVHQSGIIMSNLHEASRSELLESLRETRVEKKRRRKALREFELQFFRQMGRAVQKDDRIPMAEEYQQYKNLKAKLRLLEVLLSKQDVSKTI is encoded by the exons atgttctgcttcTGTTGGCAGAGTTCCTTCCTGAAGCTGCAGGCGCTGGATGCCGAGGCCGGCTCCTCGCTCAGGCCGTCGCCGGAGGACACAGCGCCGACGCCGGGCACCAAGGAGCAGAGCCGGACCCCGGTGCGGGGCAGCCGCAGCGAGGAGACCAGCCCTGGCG AGCCCAGGTCAGCCGTCAGAGCCCAGATTCTGGAAGGGGAAGGTGGCGAGAGCCAGCCGTCCCCGGGGACCAGCCGCCTCCTGCACCACATCATGGACGACGGGAGCCCCCTCCCATCGCCGCGCTGTCCGAGCTTCAGCCAGAGCCTGCGCTTCAACACCGACCCGGAGGCGGCGCCATCGCCACCCTGCTCCCAGCAGTTCATCAT GGCGCGCGGCATTGACAGAAGTGAACCTCCAGAGGGCGCCAAAGACACGCCGTCGATCGCCTTTCTCACGAAACACATCCAGACCCTCAAGAGGAAAATTCGCAAGTTCGAAGAAAGGTTTGAACAGGAGAAGAAGTACATG CCCTCACACAACGATAAAACGGCAAATCCAGAGATGTCCAAGCTCATGAGTGAGCTTGCTAAGTCTCGCAAGCAGCTTAAAG ACCTCAAATTGAAACAATCTGTGGAGGAGCTGAGAGAACAGAAGGACACAGAAATATGCAAGTACAACagtgacctgcagggggcgacagagTCACAGCATATGCCCTCCTTGGAGGAGACGGTAGACGCCCTGCTGAAAAGACTTAGGGATAAGCGACAGGCCCTTGGCCTCCCAGACAATATGAAG GAAATGACCCAAAAACAGATGGCCCTGGAAAAAATTACTCTGCAGAAATGCTTGCTGTACTTCGAGAGTCTCCATGGCCGACCA GACTCAAAGCCGGAGAGGAACCTTGTGAAGCCGCTGTACGACAGATACCAGATGATCAAGCAGTTGCTGTGTGCCACTCCAACCATCACCACCATA gaggaagaggaggattcAGATGAGGAGTGTGTGTCACAGAGCCCCGTACAGCCCTGCAGTTCGGAGCGCCCCGCCCCGGCTGACAAGTCGCCAGGGACACAGGAAGAAGACAGCGACACAGCCTTCGTGTCTCCGCTGGATGAGGTCAAAGCCGTCCACCAGTCTGGCATCATCATGTCCAACCTGCACGAGGCCTCCAG GTCAGAGCTCCTGGAGTCCCTCCGGGAAACGCGAGTGGAGAAGAAGAGGCGTCGCAAGGCACTCCGAGAGTTTGAGCTGCAGTTCTTCAGACAAATGGGGAG GGCTGTTCAGAAGGATGACCGCATTCCCATGGCCGAAGAGTATCAGCAGTACAAGAACCTGAAAGCTAAACTCAGATTACTGGAAGTCCTTCTGAGTAAACAGGACGTTTCAAAGACTATCTGA